The genome window TAGCGATCGCCTGGTGCGTCGGCCTGACCGTGCTCGGCTACCGCTGGTCCACGGCTCAGTTCAACCGCGACCCCAAGTAGCCGCGCCGCGCACGACGACACGCACCGAGCGCGCCTACCGCGTCGGCCACCGCCCCCACCCGGGCGCGGGTCAGGGCGGCGTACTCCGACACCGCGTCGGCGTACGCCGCCCCGACGGCGGTCGGCGAAGCGGGTGTTCGCCTCGCCGACCGCTAGCGCGGAAGCAGTCGGATGTGGCGGATGACCTGGCGGTGGTGGGCGTAGGCGATGTGGAGGGCCCCGTCCGGGGTCTGGGCTATCGAGGGGTAGGAGAGTTCGCGGTTGAGGCCGTCCCGGGAGTTGTTGGTGAGGCAGTGGCCGTCGCCGGTGACGAGGTCGGTGCGCAGGGGCCAGGTGCGGCCCCCGTCGGAGGAGATCGCGAGGCTGAGCGGAGCGCGGGGAGCGCCCCAGAAGGCCCCGGGCACCGCCTCGGACGCCCTGGGCACCGCCTCGGACGCCTCGGGCAACTCCGACGGCTTGGGCGGCTCGGGCGGTTCGGTTTCCCGCCCCACCGCGGTGGTCGTCCCGCCGGCCGGGGCCCGGTCGTCGGCGAGTCCGCCCTTGTCGTCGATCTCGTCGTAGAGGGAGACGCGGCGGGCCGTGGCGTCGGCGGCGCTGCTGTGGTTGTAGACGAGGGCCAGGCGGCCGTCGGTCAGGGGGAGGTACTGGATCGAGCAGTTGTTGTTCGGCAGGTCGAGCGGTTCCGGCTCACTCCAGGTGTCGCCGTCGTCCAGCGACACGGACCGGTGTACGACGTCGGCGCGGCGGCTGCGGAAGAGAGCGAGGAGAGAACCGTCCGGCAGCCGGTGGACGTTCATGTGGACGAGGCCGGTGGAGGCGGGCACGGGCTGTTCGCGCCAGGTGTCGCCCTGGTCGTCGCTGATCATCACCGCGCTGGTGTCGAGGTCGCCGGACCACTTCTCGCCGGGGGTGGTCCGGCAGCGGAAGACGGGCACCAGCAGGCGGCCGGTGGGCAGGACGACGGGTGGCTGGCGGACGAAGACACCGCCGCTCCCGGGCGTCGCGGGGAACAGGGTGCGGGGCGCGTCCCAGGTGACGCCGTTGTCGTGGCTGACCCGGAGGCGTACTTCGGCGGTGTCCTGGTCGCCGCCGCGCTGGGCGGTGTGCAGGAGCCACAGGGCGCCGGAGGGTGCGGGGAAGAGAAGGGGGTTCTGTTCGGAGCGGGCCGGGTCGTCGGAGAGGAGGATCGGATCGGTCCAGGTCGTGGCGTCGGGCGTGAGCCGGGAGAACCAGACGCAGATGTCCGCCATGCCTTCCTGCGTGCCGCCGAACCAGACG of Streptomyces phaeolivaceus contains these proteins:
- a CDS encoding sialidase family protein; this translates as MTADQPDLPSHSDLPSHSDGSELSGRSDEPDRSGRVDLSAAFDRTDTLLPVPAVQNHAANLTVLPGGDLGCVWFGGTQEGMADICVWFSRLTPDATTWTDPILLSDDPARSEQNPLLFPAPSGALWLLHTAQRGGDQDTAEVRLRVSHDNGVTWDAPRTLFPATPGSGGVFVRQPPVVLPTGRLLVPVFRCRTTPGEKWSGDLDTSAVMISDDQGDTWREQPVPASTGLVHMNVHRLPDGSLLALFRSRRADVVHRSVSLDDGDTWSEPEPLDLPNNNCSIQYLPLTDGRLALVYNHSSAADATARRVSLYDEIDDKGGLADDRAPAGGTTTAVGRETEPPEPPKPSELPEASEAVPRASEAVPGAFWGAPRAPLSLAISSDGGRTWPLRTDLVTGDGHCLTNNSRDGLNRELSYPSIAQTPDGALHIAYAHHRQVIRHIRLLPR